GTTGACCCGACCCCCGAGTGGCTCGACGCCGTGCGCGCAATCGTCGACCGATTCCCGCGTTTCCTCGACGAGTATGAAACCATGCTCACCGGAAACGAGATCCTGCTCGCCCGCACCCAGGGTGTCGGTCCGCTCTCGCCCGAGCTCGCCATCAACGCCGGCCTCACCGGCCCCGTCCTGCGCGCCACCGGCGTCGATTACGACATCCGCAAGGTCGACCGTTACGGCATCTACGATCGTTTCGATTTCCGCGTCCCTCTCGGCGACCACGGCGACACCTACGACCGCTACATGCTGCGCATCCTCGAGATGCGCGAGACGCTCAAAATCCTTCAACAAGCCCTCCGCGACATTCCGGCCGGCGACATCATCGCGCCCAAAGCCAAGTCCCGCGGACTCCGCCCACCCGCCGGCGAAGCCTACGGCCGCATCGAGGGACCCAAGGGCGAGATCGGTTTCTACCTCATCAGTGACGGCAGCGCCCAACCCTACCGCTACCGCGTGCGTCCGCCCTCCTTCGTCAACCTCACCGTCCTCGAGGACATGTGCATCGGCACCACCATCGCCGACGCCGTCGTCATCCTCGGCTCCATCGACATCGTCCTCGGCGAAGTCGACCGGTAGCTGCCCCACTTCTTACTTCTCACTTCTTACTTCCGACTTCCGCCCATGCTCGGCTCCGGCATCATCAAAGGTCTCGCGGTCACCGCGAAAAACTTCTTCGGCACTTACACGAAGCCCGAGGAATGCATGACCACGGTGTCCTATCCGGAGGAACAGGCGCCAATCGGTGAGCACTACCGCAGCTTTCCCTTCCTCGTTTGCGACGATGAGGAAAAGCCCTTCGACACGATGCGCTGCGTCTCCTGCACCATCTGCGAAAAGGAGTGCCCGCCGCAGTGCATCTACATCGTCAAAAGCAAGGACAAGAAGCCCGATCACGTCGGCAAACCCCAGTTTTACCCCGTCGTTTTCGACATCGATACCTCCGTCTGCATGAGCTGCGGCATCTGCGCCGAGGTCTGCCCCTTCGAGTCGATCAAGATGGACAAGGACTTCGAAATCGCAGCCACCAACCGCTTCGAGGGTCTCATGCTCCACCGCGACACGCTGCTCAAACCCAACAGCCACTACCAAAAGATCCGCCCCACCGACGCCGCCGTATCCGACGCCAATCTCGCCCAACAAAAGGAAGCCGCCGCCAAAAAAGCCGCCGCGGCCGAGGCGAAGAAAGCCGCTGCCGCCAAAGCCGCGGCCGAGGCCAAAAAAGCTGAAACTGCCGAAGCGCCCCGCGCCGACGCCGATAAGTCTTCGTCTTCCGACGCATGAACCCGACCGCCACTGGTCCCTTCCTGGAACGGGCCCCGCTGGAACTCCGTGACGCCGTCGTCGGCTGGTTCCCCCAGCCCCTTCACTGGCTGGTGCACCACCTCATCACCGTCGTCGCGATCCTCGCGGTCTTTGGCCTGTTCTTTGCGATGCTCACCATCGTGGAACGCAAGTTCCTCGCCCGCATCCAAAACCGCCGCGGCCCCAATCGCGCCGCCCTGCCTTGGGCTCCCAAGCTTCGCCTCTGGGGCCTCACCCAACCCTTCGCCGACGCCGTCAAAGCCCTCACCAAGGAAGACGTCGTCCCGGCCGACGCCGACAAGTTCCTCCACTTCCTCGCGCCGGTCGTGGTCTGCAGCTTTGCCCTGATGACCTTCGCGGTCATCCCCTTCGGCCAAAACATCATCGCCATCGAACTCGACGCCGCGGTGCTCTACTTTTTCGCCGCCGGCGCCGCCTCCGAACTCGCCATCTTCATGGCCGGTTGGGCCAGCCAGAACAAATACGCGCTGCTCGCCGCCATGCGCGCGCTCGCCCAGCTCATCAGCTACGAGCTGCCGCTCTTGCTTTCCATCGTGCCGGTCGTGCTCATCACCGGCTCCCTCTCCACCATGGAGATCGTCGAAGCCCAGGGCGGTTACGCCTTCGGTTTTATTCCTCAGTGGAACATCCTTACTCCGTGGGGCATCGCCGGGTTCCTCGTCTTCTTCATTGCCACCTTGGCCGAGACCAACCGCTCGCCGTTCGACCTGCCCGAGGCCGAAAGTGAACTGATCGCCGGTCACCTCACCGAGTATTCGGGTTTCAAATACGCCCTCTTCTTCATGGCCGAATACTTCGGCATGACCGCCCTCTGCGGTTTCGGTGTCACCCTCTTCCTCGGCGGCTGGCAGGCTCCGTTGCCCTTCCTCACCTTCATCCCCTCCTACGCCTGGTTCGGCCTAAAGCTTTTCCTCATGGTGCTGTCGCTCATCTGGATCCGCGGCACACTGCTGCGCCTGCGCATCGATCAGCTCACCCGCCTGTCGTGGAAGCTGCTCGTGCCGCTCGCGTTGGTGAACCTGCTGAACGCCGCCGTCTGGTCGCTCACCGCCGACGTCTCGCTCGTCGGCCAAATCCTTCGTTGGACGATCTCCCTCGCGGTGGTCGTCACCACCTTCGTGGTCCTCGGCCGCCGCCTCGGCTCCGGCCTCGGCCCCCGCACCTACCGCTACGCGTCATGATCGGCTTCGTCATCATCACAGGTTTCATCGCCGGGTCGGTCGCGCTGGCCTTCACCCGGCGCAATCCCGTGCACGCCGCCCTCCTCCTCGTGCTCACGTGGGCCGGCATTGGCAGCTACTACCTTTGGGCGGGCGCCGAGTTCCTCGCCTTCGCCCAACTGCTGGTTTACGCCGGTGCCATCTCCATGGTCGTGCTGTTCGCGGTGTTGCTGACCCGCCCGCAACCCGAAGACCCCGCCGACCTCCCGCCCGATTCCCGCAAACGTGCCAGCATGGCTATCATCGCCGCGGCGGCCGTCGGTGCCGTGCTCTTCAAGGCCATCAGCGCCACCGAATTTAAGACGGCCCCAGCCACCGCGCCCACCGTCACCGTGAAAGACCTCGGCGAGCAACTCATGGGCGCTTACGCCCCGGCCCTGCTCATCGTCGGCCTCATCCTTACGATCGCCCTCATCGGTGCCACCACCATCGCCGCCGCCCGTCGGGTTTCGTCGACCAACCGCGCTCAACCGGAGGACCACGCATGACCCCGCTCGCCGCCTGTCTCATGCTTTCCGCGTTCCTGTTCTGTGCCGGCCTCGCCGCCGCGCTCGCCCGTAGCAACACCATCCTCGTGCTCCTCGGCGTCGAGCTGATGCTCAACGCGGCCAACCTCAACTTCATCGCCTTCTGGCGCTTCAATCCCAACCCCGACGCCGGCACGGGCATTGTGTTTGTGCTCTTCGCCATCGCCGTCGCCGCCGCCGAAGCCGCCGTAGGCCTCGCCCTCATCATCGCGATCTACCGTCACCGGCAGACCATCAAACTCCAAGAGGCCAACACCCTCAAAGGCTGAAGGACCAATGACGCTCCCGGTTTCACTTCTTTGGCTCATTCCTGCGCTGCCCTTGCTGGCCGCCGGCATCACGGCGCTGCTCCCGGCCACGGCTCGCCGCGCGGGTTCCAGCCTGGCGATTGGCGCGCTGGGCCTCTCCTTTATTCTCTCCGTCGGGGCGCTGCTCACCGCCCTGCAGGATCCCGCCGCTCACTCGGTCAGCAACTTTGCCTGGTTTGACCTCGGCGACGGCGCGCTCCGCCTCGGTTGGCTGCTCGACCCACTCACCGCCTTCATGGCCGTGATGGTGACCTTCGTCGGCACCCTCATCTTCATCTTCGCCAGCGGCTACATGGCCGACGATGCCCGCTACAAACAGTTCTTCTGTTTCCTCAGCCTGTTCGCCGCCGCGATGCTCGGCCTGATCGTCGCCAACAGCCTGTTGCTGCTCTTCATCAGCTGGGAAGTGGTCGGCCTCGCCTCCTACCTGCTCATCGGTTTCTGGTTCACCAAACCCGAAGCCGCCGCCGCCGCCAAAAAGGCCTTCATCACCACCCGAATCGGTGACCTCGGTTTCCTGCTCGGTCTGGTCTGGCTCTACGATGCCGGCGGTTCGCTGCTCCTCTACGATGGCGGCACCGGAGTGCTCGAGCCCGCAACGCTCGCCCATCTTTCGACCACCTTCGTCTGCGGTGGCCTCGCCGCCTCCACCGCCATCGGTCTGCTGCTCTTCTGCGGCGCCGTCGGCAAGTCCGGCCAGTTCCCGCTGCACGTGTGGCTGCCCGACGCCATGGAGGGTCCCACGCCGGTCTCGGCCCTCATCCACGCGGCCACCATGGTGGCCGCCGGCGTCTTTCTCATCGCCCGCATTTTCCCGCTCATGGCCGCCGACCAAGGCCTCGCCGAGGTGCCGGTGCGCGCCCTCACCGTCGTCGCTTACATCGGCGCAATCACCGCCCTGCTCGGCGCCTGCATCGCCGTTGCTCAGAACGATCTCAAACGCGTCCTCGCTTTTTCAACCGTCTCCCAGCTCGGCTACATGATGCTGGCGATCGGCGTCGGTTCGTGGGTGGCCGCCATCTTCCATCTGCTCACCCACGCCTTCTTCAAGGCCCTGCTCTTCCTCGGCGCCGGCTCGGTCATCCACGGCATGCACCACGAGCAGGACATGCGCTTCATGGGCGGACTCTCCAAGAAGATGAAGACCACCTTCCGCACCTTCGCCGTCGGCATGATGGCGCTCGCGGGCGTGCCCTTCCTCTTCTCCGGATTTTGGAGCAAGGAAGCCATTCTGCATGCCGCGCACGAATGGGACGTCTCTCACCTGCCGCTGGTCTTTGGCCTCATCGCCGTCGTGCTCACGGCGTTCTACATGACCCGCCTGATGGCCGAAACCTTTAGCGGACACGGCCGTTCATCTCACGCCGAACACGCTCACGAATCTCCGGCCAGCATGACCCTACCGCTCGTGATCCTGGCGGTCTGCGCAGTGCTGCTCGGTTTCCTCGGCACGCCCGCGTGGCCTTGGCTGCAGAGCATGTTGCTCGGCCAACATGAGGTGCATGGTCACTCCATTTTTGCCGGTGCCGGACTCATGGTCCTGTCCATCGTGCTCGTCGCCTTCGGCATCGGTGCCGGCTGGTTCATCTACGGCCGCTCGCCCCGCCGTTACGCGCAGGATGCCGATCCACTGCAGGCCAAAGCCCCCGGACTCTTCGCCGCGCTCGCGGCCCGGCTCGGCTTTGACGAGCTTTACGCCGCCACCGCCTTCCGGCTCAACGACGCCGTCGCCACTGCCGCGGACTTCGCCGACCGCTGGGTGTGGGGTGGGGTGATCAAGGCCCTCGGCGGGCTCGGTCGTTTGATCGGCCTCACCAATCTTGAATCCGACGAAGAGATCATCAACCGCGGCTTCGACGGCACCAGCCGCTCACTGCGCGAGAGTGGTGAGTCCTACTCGCGCGTCCAAACCGGCGATGCCCACGGCTACCTGCTCACGATCGCCCTCTCCTTCGTCGTCCTCGCCACCCTCTTGCTGATCGGAGGTCTGCGATGAGTAACCTGCCGCTGCTTTCCCTGCTCATTTTCGCCCCGTGGGTCTTCGCGCTCATCCTCGCGCTCTCGCCCAAACTCGGCCGCACCTTCGCCCTCGTCGGCAGCCTCAATACGCTCGTGCTCGGCCTCGTCGCGCTGACGCACTTCGACCCCGCCGCCGGCCTGCAGTTCGTCGAGCGTCACAACTGGATCGAGCCGCTCAACATCACCTACCACCTCGGCCTCGACGGCATGAGCCTGCTGCTGGTGCTGCTCACCGGCATCATCGCGCCGATCGCCCTGCTCGCTTCGTGGAATGAGAAGCGCGACACCCGTCTCTTCGGCGCGCTCTTCCTCGTGCTCCAAGGTGCCGCGCTCGGCGTGTTCCTCGCCCTCGATTTCTTCCCGTGGTTCATCTGCTGGGAACTGAGCCTCGTGCCGGCCTACTTCCTCATTCGCCTCTGGGGCGGCCCCCGCGCCACCGCTGCAGCGTATCAGTTCGTAATCTACACGATCGGCGGCAGCGTGTTCATGCTCGCAGCCTTCGCCGCGCTCTACGCCTCCACCGGCACGCTCAACTTCACCGAGCTCGCCGCCCTGCGCGCCAATGGTGCGCTCGACGCCGCCCTCTCTCCGACCCTCGCCACCGTCGTGTTCGCGGGTGTGCTGATCGGCCTCGCCGTCAAGGTGCCGCTCTTCCCCTTCCACACGTGGTTGCCCGCCACTTACGCCGAAGCGCCCACCGGCGCCTCGATGTTCCTCACCGGCGTCATGTCGAAGATGGGCGTCTACGGTTTCCTCCGCATCCTCTGGCCGCTCTTCCCCGCCCAACTGCAGGCCTGGGCCACGCCGCTGCTCTGGCTCGCGCTCGCCGGAGTCGTGCTCGGGGCCTTCGCCGCCCTCGTGCAACGCGACCTCAAACGCGTCATCGCCTACTCTTCGGTCAACCACTTGAGCTACTGCCTGCTCGCGCTTTTCGCCGTGGCGAGTGCGCCCGGCAGCAATCCCGCCGCCGCCACCGCCGCCCTCAACGGCACGCTCCTGCAGATGTTTAACCACGGTCTCTCCGCCGCCGCCCTCTTCGCCTGTATCGGTATGTTGGAGACGCGCAACGGCGGTCGTCGCGGCCTGCACGACTTCGGCGGAGTGCGCACCGCCCTGCCGGTCTTCGCCGGTTTCTGCGGCGTGGCGCTCTTCTCCTCCCTCGGCCTCCCCGGCCTGAATGGCTTCGTCGGCGAATTCCTCATTTTCCGAGGCGTCTTTGGTTTTGCCCCGGTCGTGACCGCCATCGCCACCCTCGGCCTGCTCGCCACCGCGCTCTTTCTGCTGACTCTGTGGCAACGCGTTTTCCACGGCCCCACCCGCGGTGACGTCGCCAGCTTTGCCCCGCTCGCCGCCAGCGAAAAGCTCACCCTCATTCCGCTGGTGGTGCTCATGTTCCTCTTCGGCATCCTGCCGCAACTCCTCATCGGCTTGGTCAACCCCCTCGTGACCACCTGGGCCCTCAACCTGCCATGAACGCGCTGCCCTACGCCATCTACCTGTCGTTTGCCGGCGCCCTCGCCTGCCTGCTGCTCGGCTCTCGCTCCGCCGCCGCGGCTCGCGTGACCGCGCTCCTGACCGCCCTGGCTGCCTGGGCCTGCACCTTGTATGCCGCCTGCGGATACATCCCGACCATCGGCCTGCAGGACCTGACCCTCGTGCCGTGGATCCCCGAGCTGGGCATCCACTACCATCTGGCCGCCGACGGCATCAGCCTCACGCTCGTCGTGCTCACCGGTCTGGCCGCGACCGCCGGCATTCTGTTCTCCTGGAACATCGAGGAACGCGCCGGTGAATTCTTCGCCCTCTTCCTCGCGCTCATCGGCGGCGTTTACGGTGTGTTTCTCAGCGCCGATGCCTTCGTGTTCTTCGTCTTCTACGAGATCGCGATCGTCCCGAAGTATTTCCTCATCGCCAATTGGGGCTCCACCAACCGCGAGTATGGTGCGATGAAGCTGGTGCTGTATTCCTTCGCGGGCAGCGCCCTCGTGCTCGCCGGACTGGTCTGGACCTACGCCGCAGGTGGTGCGGTCAACTTCTCCCTGCCCGAGCTTGCCTACGCCGCCTCCACCCTCAGCTGGGCCGAGCAACTCACCGTCTTCGGTTTCCTTTTCTTCGGCTTCGCCACCCTCGCCGGTATTTTCCCGCTGCACACCTGGGCCCCGACCGGCCACGTCGCCGCGCCCACCGGCGCCTCGATGTTGCTGGCCGGCGTGGTCATGAAACTCGGCGCTTACGGCTGCCTGCGCGTCGCGCTGCCGCTGCTGCCCGACGCCTTCGCCGCTTGGCAACCCATCATCGCGGGCCTCGCCCTCATCGGCATCCTCTACGCTGGTCTCGTTGCGCTGGTGCAGGAGGACTTCAAGTTCGTCATCGCCTACTCGAGCGTCAGCCACATGGGCTTCGTCATCCTCGGTCTCGCCGTCGCCAACGAACACGCCCTCAGCGGAGCGGTGCTGCAAATGTTCTCCCACGGCGTGATCGCCGGCCTGCTCTTCGCCGTGGTCGGCCGCATGGTTTACGAACGCACCCACACCCGCAAACTCACCGCCCTGCGCGCCCTGCCGCTCTTCCGGTTGATGCCTTTCGCGGCCGTGACCTTTGTCATCGCCGCTCTCGCCTCCATGGGTATGCCCGGCTTCTCCGGTTTCCCTGCCGAGCTCACGATCCTGATCGGCACCTGGACAACGTCCCCCGTCTGGACCTTCGCCGCCGCGCTCGGCGTGATGATCGCCGCCGCTTTCACCCTGCGGGTCCTGCAACTTTCCTTCTTCGGCAAGTCCGGGACCACCGATGTCTCCAGCGGCCATCCCACCTACCCACCGCTCACCTGGCCCGAGAAGACCGGCGCCGTGCTGCTTCTGGCCACGACCATCCTACTCGGCCTGCGGCCCGACCTGTTGCTCAACTGGATTGAGCCTGCCCTGCAGTCGCCGCTCATGTCCGCCATCTCGAAAGGACTCACCTCATGATCGCGCCCCTGCTCTATTCCGATCTGCTGCACGCCATGCGGCCGGAGCTCGTGCTCACGGTCGGGGCCTTGGTCGTGATTGGCGTGGACCTGAGCTTCGGCAAACGCCTCACCGAGGCTGCCCGCATGAACACCGCCGCCACGCTCGGCGTCATGTGGCTCGTCGCCGCCGCCTTTGGCGTTTTCCAAGTCGGCGCTCCCGGTAACCTCTTCGGCGGCGTATTCCGCCTCGATGTGCTCGGTGGCATTTCCCGCCTCGGCATCCTGTTGCTCAGCCTGCTCACCGTCGGCCTCGCGCCGTCCAGCACCCGCGTGCGCAATCCTGTGGAGTTTATCGCGCTCGTGCTGCTCGCCACCGCCGGCCTCACGCTCATGGCGGTCGCCCAGCAACTGCTGGTCGTCTTTCTCGCGATCGAGCTCGCCAGCCTCTCGCTCTACCTGCTCACCGGCTTCGACAAACGCAGCGGCGCTTCCGCCGAAGCCGCGCTGAAATACTTCCTCTTCGGTGGCATGGCCGCCGCCTTCCTGCTCTTCGGCTTCAGCCTTCTCTACGGCATCACCGGCTCCATCGAGCTGCCACAAATCGCCATCGCCCTCGGCGCCGTTGACTCCTCGCAACCACTCATGCTCGTCGCCCTCGTCATGGTGGTGGTTGCCCTCGGCTTCAAAGCCGCCGCCGCCCCTTTCCACCTCTGGGCGCCCGACGTTTACCAAGGCGCCCCGGCTCCGGCCGCCGCGCTCATCGCTTCGGCCTCCAAGCTCGCCGCCGTCACCGTGTTTGCCCGCCTGCTCTGGCCGGGACTCGCCGCGGCCTCCGGCGGACCGGGCACCGATATTCCCATCGCGGGCTGGCTGCCCGTCGTGGGCATCCTCGCCGCCGCGTCCATCGTGCTCGGCAACCTCGGCGCCCTCGCCCAAAGCAACGTCCGCCGTCTGCTGGCTTACTCCGCCATCGCCCACGCCGGCATCATGTTGCTCGGCATCATGGTGGCCGATCACGCCGGCTACGGTCCACTCGTGTATTACGCGCTCACCTACGGCCTCGCCACCGTCGGCGCCTTCGGCGTCATCGGTTTGATCGATCGCGCCGAGATTGGTCCCAACTTGCGCGACCTTGCCGGA
This portion of the Actomonas aquatica genome encodes:
- a CDS encoding 4Fe-4S binding protein; this encodes MLGSGIIKGLAVTAKNFFGTYTKPEECMTTVSYPEEQAPIGEHYRSFPFLVCDDEEKPFDTMRCVSCTICEKECPPQCIYIVKSKDKKPDHVGKPQFYPVVFDIDTSVCMSCGICAEVCPFESIKMDKDFEIAATNRFEGLMLHRDTLLKPNSHYQKIRPTDAAVSDANLAQQKEAAAKKAAAAEAKKAAAAKAAAEAKKAETAEAPRADADKSSSSDA
- a CDS encoding NADH-quinone oxidoreductase subunit N, translating into MIAPLLYSDLLHAMRPELVLTVGALVVIGVDLSFGKRLTEAARMNTAATLGVMWLVAAAFGVFQVGAPGNLFGGVFRLDVLGGISRLGILLLSLLTVGLAPSSTRVRNPVEFIALVLLATAGLTLMAVAQQLLVVFLAIELASLSLYLLTGFDKRSGASAEAALKYFLFGGMAAAFLLFGFSLLYGITGSIELPQIAIALGAVDSSQPLMLVALVMVVVALGFKAAAAPFHLWAPDVYQGAPAPAAALIASASKLAAVTVFARLLWPGLAAASGGPGTDIPIAGWLPVVGILAAASIVLGNLGALAQSNVRRLLAYSAIAHAGIMLLGIMVADHAGYGPLVYYALTYGLATVGAFGVIGLIDRAEIGPNLRDLAGLHRRSPLLAITLLVCLLSLAGVPPLAGFFGKFGVFVAAIRNGGVLGATGGLALLGIAASAVGLYYYLLVLKNAWVVTATPAQPPRIAVPVATTCFLWAINLGLLALGLAPSLILSRL
- the nuoK gene encoding NADH-quinone oxidoreductase subunit NuoK is translated as MTPLAACLMLSAFLFCAGLAAALARSNTILVLLGVELMLNAANLNFIAFWRFNPNPDAGTGIVFVLFAIAVAAAEAAVGLALIIAIYRHRQTIKLQEANTLKG
- a CDS encoding complex I subunit 4 family protein: MSNLPLLSLLIFAPWVFALILALSPKLGRTFALVGSLNTLVLGLVALTHFDPAAGLQFVERHNWIEPLNITYHLGLDGMSLLLVLLTGIIAPIALLASWNEKRDTRLFGALFLVLQGAALGVFLALDFFPWFICWELSLVPAYFLIRLWGGPRATAAAYQFVIYTIGGSVFMLAAFAALYASTGTLNFTELAALRANGALDAALSPTLATVVFAGVLIGLAVKVPLFPFHTWLPATYAEAPTGASMFLTGVMSKMGVYGFLRILWPLFPAQLQAWATPLLWLALAGVVLGAFAALVQRDLKRVIAYSSVNHLSYCLLALFAVASAPGSNPAAATAALNGTLLQMFNHGLSAAALFACIGMLETRNGGRRGLHDFGGVRTALPVFAGFCGVALFSSLGLPGLNGFVGEFLIFRGVFGFAPVVTAIATLGLLATALFLLTLWQRVFHGPTRGDVASFAPLAASEKLTLIPLVVLMFLFGILPQLLIGLVNPLVTTWALNLP
- the nuoL gene encoding NADH-quinone oxidoreductase subunit L — encoded protein: MTLPVSLLWLIPALPLLAAGITALLPATARRAGSSLAIGALGLSFILSVGALLTALQDPAAHSVSNFAWFDLGDGALRLGWLLDPLTAFMAVMVTFVGTLIFIFASGYMADDARYKQFFCFLSLFAAAMLGLIVANSLLLLFISWEVVGLASYLLIGFWFTKPEAAAAAKKAFITTRIGDLGFLLGLVWLYDAGGSLLLYDGGTGVLEPATLAHLSTTFVCGGLAASTAIGLLLFCGAVGKSGQFPLHVWLPDAMEGPTPVSALIHAATMVAAGVFLIARIFPLMAADQGLAEVPVRALTVVAYIGAITALLGACIAVAQNDLKRVLAFSTVSQLGYMMLAIGVGSWVAAIFHLLTHAFFKALLFLGAGSVIHGMHHEQDMRFMGGLSKKMKTTFRTFAVGMMALAGVPFLFSGFWSKEAILHAAHEWDVSHLPLVFGLIAVVLTAFYMTRLMAETFSGHGRSSHAEHAHESPASMTLPLVILAVCAVLLGFLGTPAWPWLQSMLLGQHEVHGHSIFAGAGLMVLSIVLVAFGIGAGWFIYGRSPRRYAQDADPLQAKAPGLFAALAARLGFDELYAATAFRLNDAVATAADFADRWVWGGVIKALGGLGRLIGLTNLESDEEIINRGFDGTSRSLRESGESYSRVQTGDAHGYLLTIALSFVVLATLLLIGGLR
- a CDS encoding complex I subunit 4 family protein, which produces MNALPYAIYLSFAGALACLLLGSRSAAAARVTALLTALAAWACTLYAACGYIPTIGLQDLTLVPWIPELGIHYHLAADGISLTLVVLTGLAATAGILFSWNIEERAGEFFALFLALIGGVYGVFLSADAFVFFVFYEIAIVPKYFLIANWGSTNREYGAMKLVLYSFAGSALVLAGLVWTYAAGGAVNFSLPELAYAASTLSWAEQLTVFGFLFFGFATLAGIFPLHTWAPTGHVAAPTGASMLLAGVVMKLGAYGCLRVALPLLPDAFAAWQPIIAGLALIGILYAGLVALVQEDFKFVIAYSSVSHMGFVILGLAVANEHALSGAVLQMFSHGVIAGLLFAVVGRMVYERTHTRKLTALRALPLFRLMPFAAVTFVIAALASMGMPGFSGFPAELTILIGTWTTSPVWTFAAALGVMIAAAFTLRVLQLSFFGKSGTTDVSSGHPTYPPLTWPEKTGAVLLLATTILLGLRPDLLLNWIEPALQSPLMSAISKGLTS
- a CDS encoding NADH-quinone oxidoreductase subunit D, which translates into the protein MGPQHPSTHGVFRMNVALDGETIVKLQPVFGYLHRNHEKLGENTGYLQSMPYTDRLDYLCAMTNNWAYALSVEKLAGFEVPERAEYLRIIMGELTRLVNHLCLVGFLFNDLGTSFTPLLYAFREREKILDLFEALSGSRMMVNYQRFGGCRVDPTPEWLDAVRAIVDRFPRFLDEYETMLTGNEILLARTQGVGPLSPELAINAGLTGPVLRATGVDYDIRKVDRYGIYDRFDFRVPLGDHGDTYDRYMLRILEMRETLKILQQALRDIPAGDIIAPKAKSRGLRPPAGEAYGRIEGPKGEIGFYLISDGSAQPYRYRVRPPSFVNLTVLEDMCIGTTIADAVVILGSIDIVLGEVDR
- a CDS encoding NADH-quinone oxidoreductase subunit J family protein, giving the protein MIGFVIITGFIAGSVALAFTRRNPVHAALLLVLTWAGIGSYYLWAGAEFLAFAQLLVYAGAISMVVLFAVLLTRPQPEDPADLPPDSRKRASMAIIAAAAVGAVLFKAISATEFKTAPATAPTVTVKDLGEQLMGAYAPALLIVGLILTIALIGATTIAAARRVSSTNRAQPEDHA
- a CDS encoding complex I subunit 1/NuoH family protein — its product is MNPTATGPFLERAPLELRDAVVGWFPQPLHWLVHHLITVVAILAVFGLFFAMLTIVERKFLARIQNRRGPNRAALPWAPKLRLWGLTQPFADAVKALTKEDVVPADADKFLHFLAPVVVCSFALMTFAVIPFGQNIIAIELDAAVLYFFAAGAASELAIFMAGWASQNKYALLAAMRALAQLISYELPLLLSIVPVVLITGSLSTMEIVEAQGGYAFGFIPQWNILTPWGIAGFLVFFIATLAETNRSPFDLPEAESELIAGHLTEYSGFKYALFFMAEYFGMTALCGFGVTLFLGGWQAPLPFLTFIPSYAWFGLKLFLMVLSLIWIRGTLLRLRIDQLTRLSWKLLVPLALVNLLNAAVWSLTADVSLVGQILRWTISLAVVVTTFVVLGRRLGSGLGPRTYRYAS